Part of the Ctenopharyngodon idella isolate HZGC_01 chromosome 8, HZGC01, whole genome shotgun sequence genome, ttttctctgttttataatataaattcgGGGACATTACAATTCATAGAGATATCAAAAGTTTGTTGTTCTGTggaacaaataaataacactatTTCATTTCAGTTCGTAACATGTGAAGTCTTTTAATTTGCCTTTCACCGGTTGTGAAGGCGGGACGTAGAGTTCATCCATCATCACGTGAGGCAGAAACAATCCTCAAGTTCCGGAGAAAGTCAACATATGCTTGATGTGCGTTGATGAAATATTACAGGTGcgtatatgcatttatttgaacgtTTGCAGTTGCGCTGTAACATTTAGCTGaaacatttttaagatttaataGTATTTTCTCTCAAAATACACAATAGAGAGGAGAAAAGGCCTAAACTGGAGTTAAGACACCGGGTGTCTGTCAGCTTCGTATAAATGCTGCATAAGCCACTCATTTACACAAAGTAATTATGAGTATGTATTGTTTAGGCCGCACATGGTAAGCATCTCAACGGATCACTAGTCTTGTTTGCTTTAATTTGTTTGTATTAATTTGCTAGCAACAATGCCAATTGTCCCAATTCAATTGAAGCATTACCTTctgtaaaacaataaataaacgaTGTTTATGTGCAGGCGTCATGTCATCCAGCATTGCTCAAAATCTTCGAGCACCAGCACTCGTTCTGGTGTTTTTTGTTCTCGTAGACGTGATATCACTTGCACTTGCAGATAAGGTACAGTTTTCTCCTGACACATGTCCATTACATTTATGCTTTTCATATTTCCCCACATATGTAAAATATTCCCTAAACATGTCACTTAATATGTTTATTCCACAGAGTTTTGAAGATGTGCGTTGCAAGTGCATCTGTCCACCTTACAGAAACATCAGTGGACATATCTACAAAAGGAATGTGACCCAGAAAGACTGGTGAGAGTCTGGACCGACATGTATTGTCTGTAAAGGATATTATATACAGATGAATTAATTGTCTTGtactatttttttaatctgagattttgttgttgttgttgttgtttttgtttgtttgtttgtttgttttttgtattggTTTGTAGTAACTGTCTGCATGTGGTGGAGCCCATGCCGGTGCCTGGCCATGATGTGGAGGCCTACTGTCTGCTCTGTGAGTGCAAGTATGAAGAACGAAGCAGCAACACCATCAAGGTATTGAGTAACTACCAATAATCAATAAATCCTCCTTAAAATTCTATATAATCTGTT contains:
- the tmem9 gene encoding transmembrane protein 9, with amino-acid sequence MSSSIAQNLRAPALVLVFFVLVDVISLALADKSFEDVRCKCICPPYRNISGHIYKRNVTQKDCNCLHVVEPMPVPGHDVEAYCLLCECKYEERSSNTIKVTIIIYLSVVGALLLYMLFLLLVDPLIRKHDPYTMPLQNEEDSEDVRPRVDGAQGRGNTVLERVEGAQQRWKKQVQEQRKTVFDRHKLLS